A DNA window from Gorilla gorilla gorilla isolate KB3781 chromosome 6, NHGRI_mGorGor1-v2.1_pri, whole genome shotgun sequence contains the following coding sequences:
- the TMEM106B gene encoding transmembrane protein 106B yields MGKSLSHLPLHSSKEDAYDGVTSENMRNGLVNSEVHNEDGRNGDVSQFPYVEFTGRDSVTCPTCQGTGRIPRGQENQLVALIPYSDQRLRPRRTKLYVMASVFVCLLLSGLAVFFLFPRSIDVKYIGVKSAYVSYDVQKRTIYLNITNTLNITNNNYYSVEVENITAQVQFSKTVIGKARLNNITIIGPLDMKQIDYTVPTVIAEEMSYMYDFCTLISIKVHNIVLMMQVTVTTTYFGHSEQISQERYQYVDCGRNTTYQLGQSEYLNVLQPQQ; encoded by the exons atGGGAAAGTCTCTTTCTCATTTGCCTTTGCATTCAAGCAAAGAAGATGCTTATGATGGAGTCACATCTGAAAACATGAGGAATGGACTGGTTAATAGTGAAGTCCATAATGAAGATGGAAGAAATGGAGATGTTTCTCAGTTTCCATATGTGGAATTTACAGGAAGAGATAGTGTCACCTGCCCTACTTGTCAGGGAACAGGAAGAATTCCTAGGG GGCAAGAAAACCAACTGGTGGCATTGATTCCATATAGTGATCAGAGATTAAGGCCAAGAAGAAC AAAGCTGTATGTGATGGCTTCTGTGTTTGTCTGTCTACTCCTTTCTGGATTGGctgtgtttttccttttccctcgCTCTATCGACGTGAAATACATTGGTGTAAAATCAGCCTATGTCAGTTATGATGTTCAGAAGCgtacaatttatttaaatatcaca AACACACTAAATATAACAAACAATAACTATTACTCTGTCGAAGTTGAAAACATCACTGCCCAAGTTCAATTTTCAAAAACAGTTATTGGAAAGGCACGCTTAAACAACATAACCATTATTGGTCCACTTGATATGAAACAA ATTGATTACACAGTACCTACCGTTATAGCAGAGGAAATGAGTTATATGTA TGATTTCTGTACTCTGATATCCATCAAAGTGCATAACATAGTACTCATGATGCA AGTTACTGTGACAACAACATACTTTGGCCACTCTGAACAGATATCCCAGGAGAGGTATCAGTATGTCGACTGTGGAAGAAACACAACTTATCAGTTGGGGCAGTCTGAATATTTAAATGTACTTCAGCCACAACAGTAA